One Streptomyces sp. B21-105 genomic region harbors:
- a CDS encoding glycosyl hydrolase 115 family protein — translation MTAVGVAPLLPAALPAAAHAATAAPAFARPDFDLVRDGVAVDVFVDAGADPAVLRAAGDLQADVERVTGIRPALRRTLPERATALIVVGTLGSSPVVDRLVARERLGVRRVAGRWEASVTQVVEHPAPGVDRALVIAGSDPRGTVYGIYDTSERIGVSPWYWWADVPVERRDAVAVPAGPFVRREPSVRYRGVFINDEQNLTTWSHRTQETDKNIGPRTYERLFELLLRLKANYLWPAMHPYSDFFNKYRENPELADRYGIVVGSSHPEALLRNGVHEWAPWAEEHRGADGALPVYDYTVNPAVISDYWRARARENAAYESSWTLGMRGLHDSALETRNATTIPEKVAVMNDIIADQRRILAEEVGAAAEPQIFIPYKEVLDLYNAGVQVPDDVTLIWPDDNHGNMRQLPTEAERARPGGNGIYYHLSYWGRPRSYLWLDTTQPAKVWQELRRVYEHGADRMWIFNVGDLKSIETGLSFAMDVAWDVDRWTAENVEGFLAEWYGRQFGLRYGREITSLRTEYYRLAAERRPEFIDRDVFSVVHHGDEAGRRMAAYDRLAQRTVTLGDELPAVLRDAFFELVHYPVHGAYLMNLKYYWADRNALAARQGRGAGTNRFADLAEAAHAQEAALTLRYNTEVAGGKWSGYINPYPSQIPKAPGRPAVTRVARRETSGLGIAAEGNEVGATRPLSFSSATRDRRFVDVFNTGFLPLSWVAEADRPWIRLSTAGGSLTEQTRVWIEIDWAVAPEGTHAVTVVFTSGDQRFEVPLTVVNEGERARRRARGFVEANGWVSIDAVHTERRVARGGARWRTVRGLGRGAAAVEAAPSTAAPVTADLAARAPELRYRVRFTSTGTFPVTVLRLPSLDERGARRLAVALDDQPPVVLSGQSVATGNRGDAWARNVEEGVEKLTASVTVPAPGEHVLRVFMVDPAIAVDQIVIDTGGLPAAYLAPPESYHPAFNPDPDTSPGLDAPNH, via the coding sequence ATGACGGCCGTCGGAGTGGCCCCGCTGCTGCCGGCGGCGCTACCCGCGGCCGCCCATGCCGCCACCGCCGCCCCGGCTTTCGCCCGGCCCGACTTCGACCTGGTGCGGGACGGTGTCGCCGTCGACGTGTTCGTGGACGCGGGCGCGGATCCCGCGGTGCTCCGCGCGGCCGGCGACCTGCAGGCCGACGTGGAGCGGGTCACCGGCATTCGACCGGCCCTGCGGCGCACCCTGCCGGAGCGGGCCACGGCGCTGATCGTGGTCGGCACGCTCGGCTCGAGCCCCGTCGTGGACCGTCTCGTCGCCCGCGAGCGGCTCGGTGTGCGACGGGTGGCGGGGCGCTGGGAGGCGTCCGTGACCCAGGTGGTCGAGCATCCGGCGCCCGGGGTGGACCGCGCCCTGGTGATCGCGGGCAGCGACCCTCGCGGCACGGTCTACGGGATCTACGACACCTCGGAGCGCATCGGGGTCTCACCCTGGTACTGGTGGGCCGACGTGCCAGTCGAACGGCGGGACGCCGTGGCCGTGCCCGCGGGGCCCTTCGTGCGCCGCGAGCCGTCGGTCCGCTACCGGGGCGTCTTCATCAACGACGAGCAGAACCTGACCACTTGGTCGCACCGCACGCAGGAGACGGACAAGAACATCGGTCCGCGGACGTACGAGCGCCTCTTCGAGCTGCTGCTCCGGCTGAAGGCCAACTACCTGTGGCCGGCCATGCATCCGTACTCCGACTTCTTCAACAAGTACCGGGAGAACCCCGAACTGGCCGACCGGTACGGCATCGTGGTCGGCTCCAGCCATCCGGAGGCGCTGCTGCGCAACGGCGTCCACGAGTGGGCGCCGTGGGCCGAGGAGCACCGGGGCGCGGACGGCGCACTGCCCGTCTACGACTACACGGTGAACCCGGCGGTGATCTCCGACTACTGGCGGGCCCGTGCCCGGGAGAACGCGGCGTACGAGAGCAGCTGGACGCTCGGCATGCGCGGTCTGCACGACAGCGCGCTGGAGACGAGGAACGCCACCACGATCCCGGAGAAGGTCGCGGTGATGAACGACATCATCGCCGACCAGCGCCGGATCCTCGCGGAGGAGGTCGGGGCGGCGGCCGAGCCGCAGATCTTCATCCCGTACAAGGAGGTGCTGGACCTGTACAACGCGGGCGTCCAGGTACCCGACGACGTCACGCTGATCTGGCCGGACGACAACCACGGCAACATGCGCCAGCTGCCGACCGAGGCGGAGCGGGCCCGACCGGGCGGCAACGGCATCTACTACCACCTGTCCTACTGGGGCCGTCCGCGCAGCTATCTGTGGCTGGACACCACGCAACCGGCCAAGGTGTGGCAGGAGTTGCGCAGGGTGTACGAGCACGGGGCCGACCGGATGTGGATCTTCAACGTCGGTGACCTGAAGTCGATCGAGACCGGCCTGTCCTTCGCCATGGACGTGGCCTGGGACGTGGACCGGTGGACGGCCGAGAACGTCGAGGGCTTCCTCGCGGAGTGGTACGGGCGGCAGTTCGGGCTGCGGTACGGCCGGGAGATCACCTCGCTCCGCACCGAGTACTACCGGCTCGCGGCGGAGCGGCGGCCGGAGTTCATCGATCGTGACGTCTTCTCCGTGGTCCACCACGGGGACGAGGCGGGACGCCGCATGGCCGCCTACGACCGTCTGGCGCAGCGGACCGTGACGCTGGGGGACGAACTCCCCGCGGTCTTGCGGGACGCCTTCTTCGAACTCGTCCACTATCCGGTGCACGGCGCGTACCTGATGAACCTGAAGTACTACTGGGCGGACCGCAACGCCCTGGCGGCACGGCAGGGGCGCGGCGCCGGGACCAACCGCTTCGCGGACCTCGCCGAGGCGGCGCACGCCCAGGAGGCCGCGCTGACCCTGCGGTACAACACCGAGGTGGCGGGCGGGAAGTGGAGCGGGTACATCAATCCGTACCCCTCGCAGATCCCGAAGGCGCCAGGTCGTCCGGCGGTCACCCGGGTCGCCCGGCGGGAGACGTCCGGGCTGGGGATCGCCGCCGAGGGGAACGAGGTCGGCGCCACACGGCCGCTGTCGTTCTCCTCGGCGACCCGGGACCGGCGTTTCGTGGACGTCTTCAACACCGGTTTCCTCCCGCTTTCCTGGGTGGCCGAGGCGGACCGGCCCTGGATCCGGCTGAGCACGGCGGGCGGCTCGCTCACCGAACAGACCCGGGTGTGGATCGAGATCGACTGGGCCGTCGCACCGGAGGGCACGCATGCCGTCACGGTCGTGTTCACCAGCGGTGACCAGCGTTTCGAGGTGCCGCTGACGGTCGTCAACGAGGGTGAGCGGGCGCGTCGGCGGGCGCGCGGCTTCGTCGAGGCGAACGGCTGGGTGTCGATCGACGCCGTGCACACCGAGCGCCGGGTGGCGCGCGGCGGGGCCCGGTGGCGGACCGTGCGCGGGCTCGGCCGCGGTGCGGCCGCGGTGGAGGCCGCGCCGTCGACGGCGGCCCCGGTGACCGCAGACCTCGCCGCTCGTGCGCCGGAGCTGCGCTACCGGGTGCGCTTCACCAGCACCGGGACGTTCCCGGTCACCGTCCTCCGGCTGCCCTCGCTCGACGAGCGGGGCGCGCGACGGCTGGCCGTCGCCCTGGACGACCAGCCTCCCGTCGTCCTGTCGGGTCAGTCCGTGGCCACCGGCAACCGCGGTGACGCCTGGGCGCGCAACGTCGAGGAGGGAGTGGAGAAGCTGACCGCGTCGGTGACGGTCCCCGCGCCCGGCGAACACGTCCTGCGGGTCTTCATGGTCGACCCGGCGATCGCCGTGGACCAGATCGTCATCGACACCGGCGGTCTGCCCGCCGCCTACCTCGCACCCCCGGAGAGCTACCACCCGGCGTTCAACCCGGACCCGGACACGTCCCCGGGCCTGGACGCGCCGAACCACTAG
- a CDS encoding NAD(P)H-binding protein, with protein MILITGGRGAVAARLTTLLHHTGLPVRLGSARPEDLSPPAGVPTVRLDLTDPACFPAALDGVTSVFLYASSERITDFVHHAHRAGVAHIVLLSSAGVLGPDAENDPLARSHLDVENALLASPITTTILRPGSFASNASAWAWPVKAGRPISLPYPDAHTDPVHEADLAEAAHAVLVDTRHHGGRFTLTGPRSLTFTQQIDQLADVIGRPVRSERVTREEWKREMADYIPGVYADALLNWWESNDGKPVALTSTVEELTGHPARPFTVWAADHAADFTTA; from the coding sequence ATGATCCTGATCACCGGCGGCCGCGGCGCGGTCGCCGCCCGTCTGACCACGCTGCTGCACCACACCGGCCTGCCCGTCAGGCTCGGCTCCGCCCGCCCCGAGGACCTCTCACCCCCCGCCGGAGTGCCCACCGTCCGGCTGGACCTCACCGACCCGGCGTGCTTCCCGGCCGCACTGGACGGCGTCACCTCCGTGTTCCTCTACGCCAGCTCCGAGCGCATCACGGACTTCGTCCACCACGCCCACCGGGCCGGGGTCGCACACATCGTGCTGCTGTCCTCCGCCGGCGTGCTCGGACCCGACGCCGAGAACGACCCGCTCGCCAGGTCCCACCTCGACGTCGAGAACGCCCTGCTCGCCTCACCGATCACCACCACGATCCTGCGACCGGGCTCCTTCGCCTCCAACGCCTCGGCATGGGCGTGGCCCGTCAAGGCGGGCCGGCCGATCAGCCTGCCCTACCCCGACGCCCACACCGACCCCGTCCACGAGGCGGACCTCGCCGAAGCCGCCCACGCCGTGCTCGTCGACACGCGCCACCACGGGGGCCGCTTCACCCTCACCGGCCCCCGGTCGCTCACCTTCACCCAGCAGATCGACCAGCTCGCGGACGTCATCGGCCGTCCCGTCAGGTCCGAGCGGGTCACCCGGGAGGAGTGGAAGCGGGAGATGGCCGACTACATCCCCGGCGTGTACGCCGACGCCCTCCTGAACTGGTGGGAGTCGAACGACGGCAAGCCCGTCGCCCTCACCTCCACCGTCGAGGAACTCACCGGCCACCCCGCCCGCCCCTTCACCGTCTGGGCGGCCGACCACGCCGCCGACTTCACCACCGCCTGA
- a CDS encoding TetR/AcrR family transcriptional regulator, which produces MSSQPISRRTRPAKAPLSRDAVVRTGLRILDRDGLDALTMRRVAKELDTGPASLYVYVANRDDLMAAMLDAALAQVPLPSDCTAEGSWRERLQALAAAAIEAMSRHEGLAAVALGAIPTGDHALLVLDRMLALLKEGGLDDVTAAWAVDLLYLHIAAAAAEQSVHNAQATGEESVVAAADRRYASLPADRYPMVTSLREALLSPGDRDAWGLNVLINGLLHTPAG; this is translated from the coding sequence ATGAGCTCGCAGCCGATCAGCCGCCGCACTCGGCCCGCCAAGGCCCCCCTCAGCCGCGACGCCGTCGTGCGGACCGGCCTGCGGATCCTCGATCGCGACGGGCTGGACGCCCTGACCATGCGGCGCGTCGCCAAGGAGCTGGACACCGGCCCGGCCTCGCTCTACGTGTACGTGGCCAACCGCGACGACCTCATGGCCGCCATGCTCGACGCGGCCCTCGCCCAGGTCCCCCTCCCCTCGGATTGCACCGCCGAGGGGTCCTGGCGGGAACGGCTCCAAGCCCTGGCCGCCGCCGCGATCGAGGCCATGAGCCGTCACGAGGGCCTGGCCGCCGTCGCCCTCGGCGCCATCCCCACCGGTGACCACGCCCTGCTCGTCCTGGACCGCATGCTCGCGCTGCTCAAAGAGGGCGGCCTCGACGACGTCACCGCCGCCTGGGCCGTCGACCTGCTCTACCTGCACATCGCCGCGGCCGCCGCCGAGCAGAGCGTCCACAACGCCCAGGCGACGGGTGAGGAGAGCGTCGTCGCCGCGGCCGACCGCCGTTACGCCTCCCTGCCCGCGGACCGCTATCCGATGGTCACCTCACTGCGCGAGGCGCTGCTCTCGCCCGGCGATCGCGACGCGTGGGGTCTGAACGTCCTCATCAACGGCCTCCTGCACACTCCCGCCGGCTGA
- a CDS encoding hemerythrin domain-containing protein codes for MGHGGNVIDELVTDHREVEEFFGRIEALPSGAKDRRLYADQATMELVRHSVAEEMHLYPAVREHVPGGDALADKELQDHAQAEQLMKDLEGRRPDDPEFDRLIGMLMSEIRAHVADEEQNLFPRLRAACPAEALDELGDKVRTAKKTAPTRPHPAAPDKPPANKMLNPGTGLVDRLRDALTGRGKPD; via the coding sequence ATGGGCCATGGTGGGAACGTCATCGACGAACTGGTGACCGATCACCGCGAGGTCGAGGAGTTCTTCGGCCGGATCGAGGCGCTGCCGTCCGGCGCGAAGGACCGCAGGCTCTACGCGGACCAGGCCACGATGGAGCTGGTCCGGCATTCGGTGGCCGAGGAGATGCACCTCTACCCGGCCGTGCGCGAGCACGTCCCCGGCGGGGACGCGCTCGCCGACAAGGAACTCCAGGACCACGCGCAGGCCGAACAGCTGATGAAGGACCTGGAGGGCCGACGGCCGGACGACCCCGAGTTCGACCGGCTGATCGGCATGCTGATGAGCGAGATCCGCGCCCATGTGGCCGACGAGGAGCAGAACCTGTTCCCCCGGCTGCGTGCGGCATGCCCGGCAGAGGCTCTCGACGAGCTGGGCGACAAGGTTCGCACGGCGAAGAAGACCGCTCCGACGCGTCCTCATCCCGCCGCCCCGGACAAGCCTCCGGCGAACAAGATGCTGAACCCGGGCACCGGACTGGTCGACCGGCTGCGGGACGCCCTGACGGGCCGCGGCAAGCCGGACTGA
- the dhaK gene encoding dihydroxyacetone kinase subunit DhaK, whose translation MRMLINVAETVVADALRGMAAAHPELTVDVENRVIVRRDAPVAGKVALVSGGGSGHEPLHGGFVGPGMLSAACPGEVFTSPVPDQMLRAAAAVDSGAGVLFIVKNYTGDVLNFDMAAELAEDEGIQIAKVLVDDDVAVTDSLYTAGRRGTGATLFVEKIAGAAAEEGRPLEQVESLARRVNENSRSFGVALSACTTPAKGSPTFELPPGELELGVGIHGEPGRERRTMMTSGEIADFAVHAILDDFTPRNPVLVLVNGMGATPLLELYGFNAEVQRVLTQRGVPVARTLVGNYVTSLDMAGASVTLCQVDEELLRLWDAPVRTPGLRWGV comes from the coding sequence ATGAGGATGCTGATCAACGTCGCGGAGACCGTGGTCGCGGACGCTCTGCGCGGTATGGCGGCCGCCCATCCCGAGCTGACGGTCGACGTCGAGAACCGGGTGATCGTGCGGCGGGACGCGCCGGTGGCCGGGAAGGTCGCGCTGGTGTCGGGCGGTGGGTCCGGGCACGAGCCGCTGCACGGCGGGTTCGTCGGACCCGGGATGCTCTCGGCGGCCTGCCCGGGCGAGGTGTTCACCTCGCCGGTTCCCGATCAGATGCTGCGCGCGGCGGCGGCCGTGGACAGCGGGGCCGGCGTGCTGTTCATCGTGAAGAACTACACCGGCGACGTGCTGAACTTCGACATGGCCGCCGAACTCGCCGAGGACGAGGGCATCCAGATCGCGAAGGTGCTGGTCGACGACGACGTGGCGGTGACCGACAGTCTCTACACGGCCGGGCGGCGCGGCACCGGCGCGACGCTCTTCGTGGAGAAGATCGCGGGCGCCGCCGCCGAGGAGGGCCGGCCGCTGGAGCAGGTCGAGTCACTCGCCCGGCGGGTCAACGAGAACTCGCGCAGTTTCGGCGTGGCGCTCAGCGCCTGCACGACGCCCGCCAAGGGCAGCCCGACCTTCGAACTTCCGCCCGGCGAACTTGAGTTGGGCGTGGGCATCCACGGCGAGCCGGGCCGGGAGCGGCGGACGATGATGACGTCCGGTGAGATCGCCGACTTCGCCGTCCACGCGATCCTGGACGATTTCACGCCCCGTAACCCCGTTCTGGTGCTGGTCAACGGCATGGGCGCGACGCCGCTGCTGGAGCTGTACGGCTTCAACGCCGAGGTGCAGCGCGTGCTGACCCAGCGCGGGGTGCCGGTCGCCCGCACACTCGTCGGCAACTACGTGACGTCCCTCGACATGGCCGGCGCCTCGGTCACCCTGTGCCAGGTCGACGAGGAACTGCTGCGGCTGTGGGACGCGCCGGTCCGGACCCCGGGGCTGCGCTGGGGCGTGTGA
- a CDS encoding fibronectin type III domain-containing protein: protein MRRVALGALGCALVSALSSGCAVGAADDDGRGPGAPTGVTAAAGSATSVHVMWNAVAADRGIRAYEVYVGAERAGDVGAEKAGDVPGATHMLDVVRLTPSTAYVFTVRARDTEGRLGPPSREARATTVAAGAGDRSAPAVPGGVTGRAAGSRAAQLSWSASADNRKVVSYEVYRGDVKIHGVGAAQTATVVTGLRPGTSYAFTVRARDAAGNLSPAGPAVRITTAQVDDEGTDTAPADFRASSHRGADGGFYIDLSWTPPRVDGVVTEYRIQLDGRPATSLVWGGEPPRGTAAYSFYAGGHAGVAHRVRVRARLPDGGWGAFSAERTVTTGPAS, encoded by the coding sequence GTGCGACGCGTTGCGCTGGGGGCGCTGGGGTGCGCGCTGGTGTCGGCCCTGTCGAGCGGATGCGCGGTCGGCGCGGCCGACGACGACGGCCGCGGCCCCGGCGCTCCGACCGGTGTGACCGCGGCGGCCGGCAGCGCGACGAGCGTCCACGTCATGTGGAACGCGGTCGCGGCGGATCGGGGGATCCGCGCGTACGAGGTGTACGTGGGCGCGGAAAGGGCCGGGGACGTGGGCGCGGAGAAGGCCGGGGACGTGCCCGGCGCCACGCACATGCTGGACGTCGTCCGGCTCACGCCGTCCACCGCGTACGTCTTCACGGTGCGGGCCCGGGACACCGAGGGCCGGCTCGGGCCGCCCAGCCGGGAGGCGCGGGCCACCACCGTGGCGGCCGGGGCCGGGGACCGCTCGGCGCCGGCCGTGCCGGGCGGGGTGACCGGGCGGGCCGCCGGGAGCCGGGCCGCGCAGCTGTCCTGGTCGGCCTCCGCCGACAACCGGAAGGTGGTCTCGTACGAGGTCTACCGGGGCGACGTGAAGATCCACGGTGTCGGCGCGGCGCAGACGGCGACGGTCGTCACGGGGCTGCGGCCGGGCACGAGTTACGCGTTCACCGTCCGCGCCCGGGACGCGGCCGGCAACCTCTCGCCCGCCGGACCGGCGGTGCGGATCACCACGGCGCAGGTTGACGACGAGGGGACGGACACCGCGCCCGCGGACTTCCGCGCCAGCAGCCACCGGGGCGCCGACGGCGGCTTCTACATCGATCTGTCCTGGACGCCGCCCCGCGTGGACGGCGTGGTCACGGAGTACCGGATCCAGCTCGACGGGCGGCCCGCCACCTCGCTGGTGTGGGGCGGGGAACCGCCGCGGGGGACGGCGGCGTACAGCTTCTACGCGGGCGGACACGCCGGGGTCGCGCACCGGGTGCGGGTGCGGGCCCGGCTGCCGGACGGCGGCTGGGGCGCGTTCTCGGCGGAGCGGACGGTGACGACCGGCCCCGCCTCGTGA
- a CDS encoding PadR family transcriptional regulator produces the protein MSLPHAILTALVERPASSGLDLTRRFDRSIGYFWSATHQQIYRELGRLEAEGHIRGLPAEQPARGQKKAYEVLPAGRAELARWTAAAQDPKPHRDALLLRLRAAAVVGTAGLDADLRRHLELHRRQLAEYREIEQRDFPAGDDSAQARLQHLVLRAGIELETFWTQWLTEALANLPVVEGEPG, from the coding sequence ATGTCACTCCCGCACGCGATCCTCACCGCCCTCGTCGAGCGGCCCGCCTCGTCGGGGCTGGATCTGACCCGTCGGTTCGACAGGTCGATCGGTTACTTCTGGTCGGCGACGCACCAGCAGATCTATCGCGAGCTGGGACGGCTGGAGGCCGAGGGCCACATCCGGGGCCTGCCCGCGGAGCAGCCGGCCCGCGGGCAGAAGAAGGCCTACGAGGTCCTGCCCGCGGGCCGCGCCGAACTCGCCCGCTGGACGGCCGCCGCGCAGGACCCGAAGCCGCACCGCGACGCCCTGCTGCTGCGGCTGCGGGCCGCGGCCGTCGTCGGCACCGCCGGCCTCGACGCCGATCTGCGCCGTCATCTCGAGCTGCACCGGCGGCAGTTGGCCGAATACAGGGAGATCGAGCAGCGCGACTTCCCGGCCGGCGACGACAGCGCGCAGGCCAGGCTGCAACACCTGGTCCTGCGCGCCGGCATCGAGCTGGAGACCTTCTGGACACAGTGGCTCACCGAGGCTCTGGCGAACCTGCCCGTCGTGGAGGGCGAGCCCGGCTGA